From Antedon mediterranea chromosome 9, ecAntMedi1.1, whole genome shotgun sequence, a single genomic window includes:
- the LOC140058627 gene encoding succinate-semialdehyde dehydrogenase, mitochondrial-like, with protein sequence MIGKMSHKLFNNILTIRSMTSICKSSRSAMTLALSNAYINGKWVPAEDGSTFPVKNPANGKLISEVADMTANETEAAVNHAAKAFKQWKDYTAFDRSKLLKKWYTIMTNNQEELAQILTAENGKTITEARGEIMYGTSFVEWFAEEAKRVYGDVLPSGFKSKRQLHLKQPVGVCGIITPWNFPNAMILRKVGAALAAGCTVVVKPAEDTPLSALATCHYAEQAGIPAGVLNVVTCSHKHAAEVGKVLCGNPKVSKISFTGSTETGKILMKQSVDTMKRVSMELGGNAAFIVFNSADVNAAVAGAVSSKFRGSGQTCISANRLLVQDQVYDEFCEKLTKAVEKFVVGDGLEDGTTHGPLINEKAVDKVDKHVKDAVEKGGKVLIGGERLAKGPAFYSPTVIRDINQEMAVCREETFGPLAPVIKFKEEKEALLIANSTRMGLAGYFYSQDIQQIWRVAEDLEVGMVGINESVLSAMNIAFGGIKESGLGREGSKYGIDEYLNIKYACFGGLH encoded by the exons ATGATCGGAAAAATGTCACACAAACTTTTCAACAACATATTGACAATTAGGTCTATGACGTCAATATGCAAGTCATCACGATCGGCCATGACACTTGCCCTCAGCAACGCCTACATCAACGGTAAATGGGTCCCCGCAGAAGATGGCAGCACATTTCCAGTTAAGAATCCGGCAAATGGGAAACTGATTTCAGAAGTAGCTGACATGACAGCGAACGAAACAGAAGCAGCAGTTAACCATGCAGCTAAAGCATTCAAACAATGGAAAGACTACACAGCCTTT GATAGGAGTAAACTATTAAAGAAATGGTACACAATAATGACAAACAACCAAGAAGAACTGGCTCAAATATTGACAGCTGAAAAT GGGAAAACAATTACAGAGGCTAGAGGAGAAATAATGTATGGAACATCATTTGTGGAGTGGTTTGCAGAAGAGGCCAAGAGAGTGTATGGTGATGTGCTGCCCTCTGGGTTCAAATCCAAGAGGCAACTACATCTCAAACAACCAGTTGGCGTTTGTGGTATAATTACACCA TGGAATTTCCCAAATGCAATGATTCTAAGGAAAGTAGGAGCAGCATTGGCCGCTGGATGCACGGTAGTTGTCAAACCAGCTGAAGACACGCCACTGTCGGCTCTTGCTACCTGTCAt TATGCGGAACAAGCTGGTATTCCTGCTGGTGTACTCAATGTAGTGACTTGCTCTCATAAGCATGCAGCAGAGGTTGGCAAAGTTCTTTGTGGAAATCCTAAAGTTTCTAAAATATCATTTACAGGGTCAACTGAGACAGGGAAG ATCTTGATGAAGCAGTCTGTGGACACAATGAAGCGTGTTTCAATGGAGCTAGGTGGGAATGCGGCGTTCATCGTGTTTAATTCAGCCGATGTGAATGCTGCCGTAGCGGGTGCAGTTTCCTCAAAGTTTAGAGGATCAGGCCAG aCGTGCATAAGCGCGAACCGTTTATTAGTTCAAGACCAAGTCTATGACGAGTTCTGTGAGAAGCTGACAAAAGCTGTCGAGAAATTTGTTGTAGGCGATGGTTTGGAAGATGGTACTACACATGGACCTTTGATCAATGAAAAGGCAGTAGATAAG gTGGATAAACATGTGAAAGATGCGGTAGAAAAAGGAGGGAAGGTTCTGATTGGTGGAGAACGGCTCGCTAAAGGGCCGGCTTTCTACAGTCCAACAGTAATACGTGACATTAATCAAGAAATGGCGGTTTGCAGAGAAGAGACATTTGGACCTCTAGCCCCAGTAATAAA ATTTAAGGAAGAAAAAGAAGCACTATTAATTGCCAACTCTACCAGGATGGGTCTTGCAGGTTATTTCTACTCACAAGACATCCAACAGATTTGGCGTGTGGCTGAGGACCTAGAGGTTGGAATGGTCGGCATCAACGAATCGGTGCTATCCGCTATGAACATTGCCTTCGGGGGAATTAAGGAGTCTGGCTTGGGTAGGGAGGGATCAAAATATGGTATAGATGAATATCTTAACATTAAGTATGCTTGCTTTGGAGGGTTACATTAa
- the LOC140059004 gene encoding general transcription factor 3C polypeptide 6-like: MATAKDNVMPDEDSDEWEEEEYYVLVELSGISHDEFKNSKNCEVIDIDSPSPHLKLDNCIFKGQYKHTVGTAVIFEEGKEKTEDDVPMMNYLCKTVQKLEMERVFLKPKTSASTTDTPSEKLETTDELDEGTSSEDKAMDTG; the protein is encoded by the exons ATGGCGACAGCCAAAGATAATGTCATGCCTGATGAAGATTCGGATGAATGGGAGGAGGAG GAGTACTATGTTTTAGTGGAACTGTCTGGAATATCACATGATGAATtcaaaaatagtaaaaattgtGAAGTCAtt GATATAGATTCTCCCAGTCCACATCTTAAACTGGACAACTGTATATTTAAGGGACAGTACAAGCACACAGTGGGAACAGCGGTCATTTTTGAGGAGGGAAAGGAAA aaactGAAGATGATGTACCAATGATGAATTACTTGTGTAAAACTGTCCAAAAACTTGAAATGGAAAGAGTTTTCTTGAAACCAAAGACGTCTGCATCAACAACAG ATACTCCCAGTGAAAAGTTAGAAACTACAGATGAATTGGATGAAGGAACATCATCTGAAGACAAAGCTATGGACACAGGCTGA
- the LOC140059217 gene encoding uncharacterized protein, with amino-acid sequence MDATVSMPPAEDKTNLSVAGAIIIGALCGVCVFLIFCLIVMAVLRKRQQGQQQRAGFVPRRLARLVSVHSIRRSSTDHHHAVANSEAPPDYNLCMKIETELNSEKETKLLKNIVINRDSVDNIETMETAEISVRNDENRTEIEVNSSRPIIDEEPPNYNHVQRNTSNREKFRKQTIKMVDTVT; translated from the exons ATGGATGCCACAGTCTCAATGCCGCCAGCAGAAGACAAAACCAATT TATCAGTAGCTGGAGCCATTATCATAGGAGCTCTTTGTGGCGTGTGTGTCTTTCTCATTTTCTGTTTAATAGTAATGGCTGTCTTGCGTAAACGACAGCAAGGCCAACAACAGAGGGCAGGCTTCGTACCCAGAAGACTTGCAAGGCTTGTTAGTGTCC ATTCCATCCGTCGTTCATCAACTGATCATCACCACGCTGTTGCTAATAGTGAAGCGCCACCAGATTATAATCTTTGTATGAAAATAGAAACCGAACTCAATTCAGAGAAAGAAactaaattattgaaaaatattgtgATCAATCGTGATTCTGTGGATAATATAGAAACTATGGAAACGGCTGAAATTAGTGTTCGCAATGATGAAAATAGAACTGAAATTGAAGTGAATTcttctaggcctattatagatGAGGAACCACCAAACTATAACCACGTCCAAAGGAACACATCTAACAGAGAAAAGTTTAGAAAACAGACAATCAAAATGGTTGATACCGTCACATGA
- the LOC140058629 gene encoding uncharacterized protein: MGDRECFCENGGTCTSSGLCFCASGFKGSTCQYADEVSENTASKTLEIIIVIGAIIFFMINGLCWLFIWYKRKQQIENEGISLDVLNRWVSVHANRQQSLDQNSRIMADLDIPPNYEDWQNGSPGTPVVLPGYLVSHVQHKDKRSYSLPNTTIFVPGYYQPPTGTSDQTPGFSTPSTPVILPGWCSTPNSSTSSPSTPVIVPGVMAPVKLSTDSRQSSSQSTPDSSGVPNGVLSPLARFWKKTSPNNRSMDAASPNSPVFPVTISPLVTSGVKVDTQQQNYITTPTKSSRLFKKKSSVLKLFIPPHDASCSVVDECETAPASFGKSKGKSRGKKMLKKTKHVDESGIGITLLVDPKKEETKKEETKKKEIKNEDTTNKQETNEDTNCEEKKCEGTNCEDTGL; encoded by the exons ATGGGTGATAGGGAATGTTTTTGTGAGAATGGGGGTACATGTACGTCGTCTGGGTTGTGCTTTTGTGCCTCAGGGTTCAAAGGGAGCACATGCCAATACGCTG ATGAAGTTTCTGAAAACACAGCATCTAAAACACTGGAGATAATTATCGTAATTGGTGCTATAATTTTCTTCATGATCAATGGTCTGTGTTGGCTATTTATTTGGTATAAACGTAAACAACAAATTGAAAATGAGGGCATTTCACTTGATGTGCTTAACCGATGGGTCAGTGTTC ATGCAAACCGACAACAGTCATTGGACCAGAATTCACGTATAATGGCCGATCTCGACATTCCACCAAATTACGAAGATTGGCAGAATGGTTCACCAGGCACGCCTGTTGTCTTACCCGGTTACTTAGTATCACATGTGCAACACAAAGACAAGCGTTCCTACTCTTTACCAAACACCACAATATTTGTACCGGGATACTACCAACCACCGACAGGCACCAGTGACCAAACTCCAGGATTCTCAACGCCTTCAACCCCAGTGATTTTACCTGGTTGGTGCAGCACACCGAACAGCTCAACGTCATCACCCTCGACTCCGGTTATTGTACCTGGAGTTATGGCGCCTGTCAAGTTGTCAACAGACTCGCGACAAAGCTCCTCGCAAAGTACTCCAGATTCGTCAGGTGTTCCTAACGGTGTTCTGTCACCTTTAGCTCGATTCTGGAAGAAGACGTCTCCAAATAACCGATCAATGGATGCAGCATCGCCAAATTCACCAGTTTTTCCGGTAACAATATCTCCGCTTGTAACATCCGGGGTTAAAGTTGATACGCAGCAACAAAACTACATCACAACTCCGACAAAGTCTTcacgattgtttaaaaaaaaatctagcgttttaaaattatttataccgCCCCATGATGCAAGTTGTTCAGTGGTGGACGAATGTGAAACTGCTCCGGCATCCTTTGGCAAATCAAAAGGAAAAAGTCGTggaaagaaaatgttaaaaaagacTAAACATGTAGATGAAAGTGGAATTGGAATTACATTATTGGTAGATCCTAAAAAGGAGGAAACAAAAAAGGAGGaaacaaaaaagaaagaaattaaaaatgaagacacaacaaacaaacaagaaaCAAATGAAGACACAAAttgtgaagaaaaaaaatgtgaggGAACAAATTGTGAGGACACAGGACTTTAA